The stretch of DNA tgcattattttaaatacttctTAATACTTTCTGTGCTTGGGGTAGCAAGATCGTTAGCTGTCTTTGTGGATCGAAATGATTACAAGGCTGAAGTTGAGATTACAAGATTTATTGCACAACTatattgttttgcttttattcTGTGTACGAAATTAAATATgcaagcattttgttttcaaaaactaAGACACATAAATGGCATTTTCAAGATCTTCACTGACAAATCGacactattattttattaaaacattcaatAGAAAACCCACAAGTTCTTCCATTAAAATTCCTGACATAAATATGTACATATGGTAATGTCTGAAAATGCCATTATTAAGCTAATTCCCTTATCCAAACCCTTAATTAAATGTGATGAAGTTATGTTGCATTTCAGTGTATAAATCATTCCTTACAAAGGTTTACTGTTACTTCTAGCAATAATTCCAGAGgaatacaatataataatttattgtcattataaaaTGACAATGGGAAACAGTGTTAGATGTATTTTTGTACAAGGCAGTGAAAGTAATTACTTAAgctcagtgtttgttttgttttacatgttCTTCAAACGTAGAGACTAAGAGCTGACACAATCACTCACTGGCAGTAAACAAATCACTAAGTGTCTCTAAATTTACTTTAGTGTCCATTATTGAAACACTGTCAGGCGGACAACTGCAATTGCCGTAAATAAACTTCATGTGTATCTTCTAGAAGAAAGCAGATGTGCATTTTTAGtaagaaaaatacattcaacTCATTGCAAACAAATAGAACACTATTGCTCTTTATGAAACATGGAGGAGTAAGACGCAAGGTGCTCATGTACACTTACCTTTACAGTTCTCTTTACAGTCACAGCAATAATCAGCAACACTTGCAGTTTGAATCATCACAGtataaaatgcaaaagatttaaaaatattactgaTGCAAATTCTTCCTTTCTGGCACCACAAAATCTTATATATGTGGAATGTTTTACGGGGTGTAAAAATAACCTTGTCACAGTAAGGTGGATCtatattgcttttaaaatcaCAGCATCTACTGAGGAACTGTTGGATTGTGAAAGATTTCAGCAGCTAACTTTCTGTCAGTATAATCAGTCTTTTTACAAAAAAGTATAGTCAATGGATATTTATGGAAATGAAAGCTCAGTGTTGCTAAGACAATGCTCATGATTTAGTTGATTATGAGACAGTAAATCTTAATGTCTGAATACCAATTAATCTATATAAGTGGACAAATCTACAAAAGTGTTCACTGAGGTAACAGTGAAAGTTTAGACTTTAAGTTTTGACAAATGTAGAGGATCCCCTGAGACAACAGTGTGGCTCAGGGAAGTTTTACATATAAACCAGAGACTGTGTTGTTAATTTATAGTGTCTTGCCGTCCGGTTGCTCATTCGGTCAATCTTACTCAGTCTGAACTTTAGAAATTCCCTCCCTACAATTGTGGACACTTTGAAACTTCCCTATACTACATCTTCAGAAATTTGGGAAAGCAACCTGTTGTCTCTTCAAGTGAACACCCCAGTTTCCCTGCAGAATAACCTTGGTTTAAAAATCCTGAAGCCTTCCCAGCCTCACCACCAACAGCTCAGAACACACCTACCAGAGAGCTCCTGCCTCACTATGAAGCAAACCGACTCCTTGGAGAGTAAGTGGTAACTGACTCTTGAACTGTACAGTCCACTCACAATAATCATAACCAATCAACACCAGCTATGTGGAATCCCCTTTTACTCCAGTTATAATCCCTGTGTGAATGTGGGCCTTTAATTTTCCTTAATGCTTTATTTATATCCTAAAATTTCGTAATCATCTAACACTCTTATGTCATCCCCTGACAGCCTTTCAAACTCTTCCGTTGACAAGTCAGAAAATTTCAAGCACTGTTCTATTTAAGCAGGTTGGTGTTTTTCTGAATATTAAAATTACATGTGAAAGATGGTGCAAAGAGCACATTATATTAGATCGGTAAAGCACATCGATTCCATCTTTCTCAAGCATACCTGAGCAGTGACCTACTTGTCAACATCTGAAAAACCTCTCACCATGTAAAGTATCTAGTTTTCCCTCATTGGTAATACTGTCAAGAACAAACAGGTACAATCCAGGCTGTGAAAAACCACTAACAAGGCCCTGAAAGGGACTGAATTTTAGCCTTCAGCTGAGTGACCTGTttcgtttttaaaaaacagataacAAAGACATAATGTGTGACGATGTGTGACATAATGTTATGTCATTAATTATGTGACCATTCCATTCACGTGCCTAGTGAAAGTCTTTAACTTTCAATATCAAAATTTACCCTCCACCATCACCCTAAGGAAACAAACAAATCTTAAACAAGTCTCTTTGGATTTGGAAAACAGTTAACTCTGTTTATCCTAATGATGAATGGGTTTTGAAAATCAATTAGTTTGGTCTGCATATACCCCTATTTATAAGATATAAATAACAAATCTCCACCTCAGTACTTTCTCTATCCTAGTTGTCAAAATGCAAAACagatttttgcatgtttttttatgcaGCAGTTCCATTCTCACCCTGTATTCCAGCCTTCAGTTGTAAAAATGCATTACTGCCATTGCCCCAGAAAAGGCTCAGTGATacgatgataaaaaaaaatcaggcaaCAGGAGATCATGCATCAATCTGTACACTTCCAGATAGGATATATATACAGCTTATATAGAgcttatgtaaaaaataatgggGAAAAAACTTTACAAAGATTTACAACACAAcagctgtgcttttttttcACCTTGTTTTGGTAGGACAAAGCTTTTGGGCACAGAACAGACCGAGTCACTGTTGGGGGGTGGCGGGGGTGATCAGTGAGCGAAGGTGGACATGGAGGTCCTGCCTCTCCGGCTCCAGCCGAGGCCTGGCCCCGCCTCCGCCCCGCCCTCGGCTGGCTCCTCCTTCTTGCGTGTGCGGAGCCGGGCCAGCAGCTGGATCACGCACTGGTCCCACTCCtcgggcagcagcagcagcaggaagcCCAGGCAGATGATGAGCACGGCAATGACGCGCACCGAGTTGAAGCTGATCTCGCTGGTGTAATGGTCCACAACTGCAACACAGCAGGCCAGCAGCACTCAGAAGGGGGGCAAAGTGTCCCAGACACCAGCACAGAAGGGAGAAGCCCTCAATGAGAGAGCCTCAACACTTGGAGGAACCACTGGATGCAAAGGTGCAGTTTCAAAAACACAAGTTCTCCTGTTGCTGCCTCTCATCTGCACTGTTTTATGAATCCAAAGCTcatctttacatttttactttaattcTTTAGTTTATGCCATTTAACTATGTTTTCTACTCCTCTGTGTACAAAGAAATCCTAGCCTTCAGTATGCagcaaacacatttattttcataatacaGCATATCGGTCAAATGCTTACTAGGTGCTGGCAGCAGCATTGGAAACGATTAGTTTTTGCTCTGTTGTACTCCAAGAGAAACCAAATTGCTTACTTACCAGCATTAACAGGAACACTTAAGACAATCCCAAATGAAATGAGTGTGGGGTAGGTAATAGCTATGCCAAAGTTCACTAGCATGTTGAAAGCtgcaacaaaaatataaaaacagatgtGGTTGATACACACAAACTAATTTAACAGAAGACacttagaaaacaaaaccaatGTAGTACCGCCATTTTCCAGATTTCTTtagaatgaaatatattttgtttataaaCAATATACTCAAATGCATAATTTAGCTTTACATACAATGTAACGCCCACTGAGCTTTGACTAATGCTTCTCACTGTAGTCAGTTTGCAAATTCTATATGATTGAAATTTTGTTTGAGTGACAGACCGAGTTTTCATTAAATTCACACTTACTGAGCCTTTGGTTATAGGGCTGATATGGTTGACTTACTTTTTCCACCTTCTACAATGGCTCAAATGTGCCACTGGTGAAATTGTaacactgaaaaatattttcaaaccgAATAAAAGGATTACTAATTTTTAACTAGACAACTATGCTTTGCTTTTGCTAAGAAGCTATGGCCTCCTGACACAAACATGACTTCACTTGACAAGGAGGCTATTACAGGTTTGAAAAGATGTGTATTAAGGAAAGGAGATAAATAGCAATTCAGATAAAAAATGAATCTATGCTGATCTGCAAAATTTGGGTGGACTCTGCTTAAACCTGACACTAATGACGATATCTGGTGGAGCAGGTGCATCACATATCACAGGCCATCAAAATAAATAAGCTGTATTTTCTAGGAAGGTTGTGTCAGCAATTACTGTAGTTGGGATCTGAGTGAAAGGAACTGTGCACAGTACTCTTACTTAGTAAAAGGACAgccactccacacagacagccccagGGAAGTTCCTCCAGGGAGTCAAAGTATTCCACTTTGGTGAAGTACAGGATGACAGGGATGAAGCTGATGAACACAAAGTTAGCTCCTCCCAGGATTGTGAGGAATAAGGCTGCTTCTCCGAACTTGGCACTGCCGAGAATGAGCTTGAACAACACCTGCGGGACAAGAGTTTGGTTGGAAACAGACTGCCGAGATACTCAGGACTTCTCAGTCAATCTACTGTTGGTATCTGCTGCCTTTCATGATCCAggttctttttttgttctggaaTTGATCCATCTGTCAGTCTGACGAACAGTTTAGGGATTACCAGAGCacataaaactgtatttttttacacaaatattGATGCATATAGCAATCCTAATAGACCCCTTTTGCTAATatcctttcacaaaataaatcTACAGTAGGATATGGAAATGGGAACACTGCTAGAATTGGGCCGTGAACTGGGTTTTGAGTATACTTGCCTTATACAAAGCAGACATGGATGCAGACGACACCACCAGTGCAATTCCAATAACAGAATGGCTGTGAAATCCATCGGCATAGGTCATCATTACTATACCAGCTATAGCGAGAATTGCTGCCACAATCTGGTCAGAAAGAAGAATATGATCAGATTCCAATCTGCAGATGCTCTGCAAACAGTTAACATCCAGCTTAACTCATAACTAGTAACGTTCCAGTCTAGCATAAACAATGTCAGTAGAGCTGACTTGGTGTTGATATCAGGAAATATCATTACTACCACTATAATATTCCATAAATGTGTTTATTGGTTTTGCTTCTGGACAACATCTTATATAATACCATAACCACATCATACAGTAATGCAATGATAGTGTTGTCACACATAGTAGGCTCAGAAGTACTCTAGCTGCACAGCTTCTGTATGGAATGACAATTTCTGTTTGTCCATCTGTCAAACTGGTTAAAGGTAAAGATAGAAGTGAGATAAAGCACTGGAGGGGAAGCAGTATTGCATGTGAGCTATTCAGGCCACCAGCAATCTTGTTTTCAATGTACATTGAGAGACACTCTAAAATGGAAAACATGCAGGAATCAAAAACTTAATTAGGAGTAATCCTAGTTGGGTGCATCTGAACAGATGCTTAACcagagaaatatattttattccttTTCCACATAGGCTTGGAAGCAAGCTATGTTTCTGTATACTCCCTATATACACCAGTATAATTTACTATACCTTGCAATGGATgtattaaatttatttattaacCAACAAGCAATGCTGGTCTTTATCAGTTACAAACATTCTTTCTAGCTTAGGACAACATCCTCATTGCTACATAAAGCAAAGGAAGTGAGTAAACGGAAATGACTGGATGATGAATGGGTACCGGCCTGACTGTATTTTACATTAGACGAGGATTAGAAGGTATTGTGAAGATAAATGGCCTGCATTCTCTGCTcttgggagcactgaggggttGGTGATCAAAATAATGCCTCTGCTGTAAGAAACCAGATGTTTCTTTGAACGTCTTTTTCTTTTGGGCATCACATCATTCCTTCATTAACTCATTCACATTCAAAGGGAGACTTCTACAGTTAAGCTTTTATCAAGCACTCAATATGCTTGTTTTGTTCACCatgaattaaatacagtattgctCAATCCTTTAAGGCCATTTGCTGTTACACAGATTTGCAGTACTGTGGATTCATGAAGAAGAGTTAATAATACGGTCAGATATCAAGTGAAAGCACTTATACTGTACTTGAAGCAGCTATTATTGTAGGAAACCATATCCAATGCCCACACAGGCTTAAAAAATTACAAGCACTCCTCTTTGATCCTTATAAACAGAGGAACAAATGAGAGACTCTTTCATCACATGGGCTGCACTATAGTGTATTTTATGGAGGATCATAGCAGCAGGTCTATACCACAGTGATGAAGGGTCCAGTTCTActccccattaaaaaaaattatactgGAAAACAGGTGCTCATGGACTATGCCTTCTCTTAAAGTCACACAGTTAAgctattttaacaaataaattatGATAAATATGATATAACACCAAAATGGTTGTAGCACCAATCTCAGCACTGTGTTTCAGGGCTGTACAGAGCAAGTGCAATCCCATCTACAGGAGTGTTTAGACAGTGGTTAAAGACACAGAGCTTGCAGAGCTCCCTGGATTAACTTACTCGCACTCCCATGAAGCGATCCCGCAGAACAATCCATGACAGCAAGAACACAAATGCCTTGTTGCAGCAGAACAGTGCAGAGACATCCGTTGTGTTTATTCTCCTCAGTGCTTGTAAGTACAGATAGTTTGTTAATGTCCATAGAAGGCCAAAAGGGGCTACCTTGGTGAAGAACACCTTCGCTGTCAAGCCATCATCCCCAAAAAACCTGCAGCATTCTCTGggaaaaacagaaggaaaaaagcCAGTGATAGAAAATGATGCAGCAGTTACTGAAAAGGGGGCCAGACACTTtagttaggtactgtaggtggttCCATATTTGACCAACAGGGGCCTGAATTTATCCTGGTTTCTATGGCACTAAGCGAAAAGAGAGTATGTGACTCCCCTCTGGATGGGGTACCTGTCCACCACAGGAATTAGCCCAGGAAAAAACTTGTCCCTGTAACTACAGCTTTAGTCGACTGGAGCAACTGGGATACAGAACTTTGCTCAAGGTATAATAGCAGCAGGGACAGCAGGGACATTAATCTACAACCCACCATTAATTACGCAGCCCCCTGAGACATGGTAACACCCAaagaataatgtatttttcacatttactgTTTTGTGGAGAACAATTACATGTATACATCCATAAAGCAtttgtaaaatgattttaatatgcTGAAGATAACCAATGAACTCCAACATGTGAAACTAAGCATTTTGTCCAATCCATGCTCAACAGTTGATATTAAGTAAAAATGATATCTTCCGCAAAGAGCTCAGCTATAACCTCAGCAACCTAGAAGGTGTTCCTTGTAAGATGTGCATGCCTATTTTACTAGTCAAAGTTAGCTATATCACACTAATTATCAACAAAAAGGGCAAAGAAGCTGTTTGTGACTGATGTCTCTTTCGTCTTATATTGTTAGTTGGAATTAAAAGTCTGTTAATGTGGTCTTCCTTTTTAGTATTATAAAATGACTAAATTGATCATGGGTAATTTATAGTCTCCTTCCCATAATTCATAgcaattgcctttttttaaaatagatattgctatttatacagtatataacaaatataaatcCCCTATAACAGTTACTTGTATTCTGGCCTTaaataaacaacataaaaacCATTAGATTAAAAGGTCTGTAATGGTTTCAGTGGCTGAAGTTGATCATATTGAAAGTCTCTGCCACACTTCAATTTGTTTACTGGATCGATGCTTTCTTCTTCTCATTACATATACACACGGTACAGAAATCATTTTGTTGGCTGCATACCTCTTTCTCCCACATAATAATGTTTGAACTTTTCAACAACTTGAGTATTCAcatactgaaaaataaaccaaGAACATTTTCCATTGAATTCTTACATTAGTGTACTATAAGCAAACAGTAATCTCCCAGAACATACTCTTCCAATATTTTCAGGGACCTGGTTGCCTGCCTAGAATTGCCCAGAAAGGTATAACCTGCTTTTCTGATCTCACACGTCAGCTCCTCTTTTCAGTAGCAGACTGAAGATTTCATTGAGAGTCCAGTATAATATCTGTCTTTAATGATTATTAATCAAAAACACTCTTTCTTTTCATAGCAGCATAGTTTGCTCAAAGGCACAAACACACTTTTAATGTGTCACGTTGTTTAGTTTTTCTTAAGCTgagacagcaaaataaaaaatccatAATGAACACATAGTGATGTCATATTGTGAATAATCTGATAAGTGATTCGTTATAAGTGGCCTGCCAATTTGTGACCTCTCAGGATCAATCCTATCTTAGTACTCCAGATGGCCTGCCTCTGCTCCTATCTTTTCACCACTCAGACTCCAATTCTCTGATCACAGTCCGAACATTGTCTCCCACAATACCAAAGCAGAGAACATATGCATCTTCCAGATTACAGAAGAGGCAGTTATTTCAGTTAATGAGATATCCCGAACGTTTCAGCCACTCATTTCCCCAGGCACTGAGGATATCTCCTTGTTTGGAAAATCTCCAGAGCAAAGTGGGGGGGGTGGCCTTGGGATTCCCATCCATATTCCCATAATGAGAGGACGTGTTGCCAATACTCAATCCCAGCGATCTGTGTCCTGAGACAGCTGGCAGCCTCCCAGAGCACTTGATTAAACCAAAATGCCCTCTGCTAACAAATCGTGACCAGATCTCGTTTGGAATCTTACTGTTATTCTTTCTGATGTTTCCAGCCAGTCCATTTCCTCAGGATCTGCCAACCTTCAGCTTCCCACAGTGCAGGCACTACATCCTGACTAGGACTGCAGTGCTGCACTGCTGCAGAACTCACTAGCTACAGTCTTCACCCCTGACGTTACAGTTAAGTAGACATCAGCAGCATTTTATTATAGTTTAGCCCAAATCCTGTATCAACTGCATTGTTATTTTCACACTCAGCCTACATTTAACTCCTAAAGGGTGAAGGAAGTTAGATATCAATAGGAACAAAATGTATTAGCGTACCACAAGTCCTCTAGCTCATCTCTTTGGTCTAATTGACAGAACTGTGATAGTTCCTCAGTGCCAATTAGCTCCATTAGAaagtcaaatattttaaatggctATTATaatgtttgaattatttttgtcCCGATCAAGCAGTTTTTGTAAAACATCCaagactttctgtaagtgtTCCTAAAGTCTTTTTCAGGAAGATAAAAATCATCTACAGCTTTCCACACATAAAATACACACAATCTCAAAGGCTTAAGCTAAGTGACTTACTGAGACATGAAGGCGGGTGAATTCTGTTGGCCAGgtttatagttttaaaatgtgcCATATTTTCAGGACCTAAATATAAACCAAAAGAAAACCtaggcaaatt from Lepisosteus oculatus isolate fLepOcu1 chromosome 17, fLepOcu1.hap2, whole genome shotgun sequence encodes:
- the slc35f3b gene encoding solute carrier family 35 member F3 isoform X1 → MYGDAKADGVEKSLCSSQHCRCQLGFSTLMPNGMRRSPDVSPRRLSDISPQLRQLKYLVVDESIKEDLKSSRSVEDINSASIGLTSIEERILRITGYYGYQPWSAIYNREERPRENAAPVDVQPPLAGETGGHCLLRCCLQISAAQARKALWGVAMVLCVCSSWTGSTQLAKLTFQQFDAPFTLTWFATNWNFLFFPLYYTGHLYKSTERQTPKQRYRECCRFFGDDGLTAKVFFTKVAPFGLLWTLTNYLYLQALRRINTTDVSALFCCNKAFVFLLSWIVLRDRFMGVRIVAAILAIAGIVMMTYADGFHSHSVIGIALVVSSASMSALYKVLFKLILGSAKFGEAALFLTILGGANFVFISFIPVILYFTKVEYFDSLEELPWGCLCGVAVLLLTFNMLVNFGIAITYPTLISFGIVLSVPVNAVVDHYTSEISFNSVRVIAVLIICLGFLLLLLPEEWDQCVIQLLARLRTRKKEEPAEGGAEAGPGLGWSRRGRTSMSTFAH
- the slc35f3b gene encoding solute carrier family 35 member F3 isoform X2 — its product is MGIGEFRNKGTHSAALVGMRRSPDVSPRRLSDISPQLRQLKYLVVDESIKEDLKSSRSVEDINSASIGLTSIEERILRITGYYGYQPWSAIYNREERPRENAAPVDVQPPLAGETGGHCLLRCCLQISAAQARKALWGVAMVLCVCSSWTGSTQLAKLTFQQFDAPFTLTWFATNWNFLFFPLYYTGHLYKSTERQTPKQRYRECCRFFGDDGLTAKVFFTKVAPFGLLWTLTNYLYLQALRRINTTDVSALFCCNKAFVFLLSWIVLRDRFMGVRIVAAILAIAGIVMMTYADGFHSHSVIGIALVVSSASMSALYKVLFKLILGSAKFGEAALFLTILGGANFVFISFIPVILYFTKVEYFDSLEELPWGCLCGVAVLLLTFNMLVNFGIAITYPTLISFGIVLSVPVNAVVDHYTSEISFNSVRVIAVLIICLGFLLLLLPEEWDQCVIQLLARLRTRKKEEPAEGGAEAGPGLGWSRRGRTSMSTFAH
- the slc35f3b gene encoding solute carrier family 35 member F3 isoform X3, with protein sequence MKKHSARVAPLSACNSPVLTLTKVEGEERPRENAAPVDVQPPLAGETGGHCLLRCCLQISAAQARKALWGVAMVLCVCSSWTGSTQLAKLTFQQFDAPFTLTWFATNWNFLFFPLYYTGHLYKSTERQTPKQRYRECCRFFGDDGLTAKVFFTKVAPFGLLWTLTNYLYLQALRRINTTDVSALFCCNKAFVFLLSWIVLRDRFMGVRIVAAILAIAGIVMMTYADGFHSHSVIGIALVVSSASMSALYKVLFKLILGSAKFGEAALFLTILGGANFVFISFIPVILYFTKVEYFDSLEELPWGCLCGVAVLLLTFNMLVNFGIAITYPTLISFGIVLSVPVNAVVDHYTSEISFNSVRVIAVLIICLGFLLLLLPEEWDQCVIQLLARLRTRKKEEPAEGGAEAGPGLGWSRRGRTSMSTFAH